In Astyanax mexicanus isolate ESR-SI-001 chromosome 17, AstMex3_surface, whole genome shotgun sequence, a single window of DNA contains:
- the bxdc2 gene encoding ribosome biogenesis protein BRX1 homolog, which produces MAAAKRKRGAAAAEDRSAKRERAEEHAGDPENPSAPSAEITVPPPVSMGKWKNKERVLVFSSRGINFRTRHLMQDLRTMMPHSKADTKMDRKDKLFVVNEVCEIKNCNKCVFFEAKKNMDLYMWVSNVPHGPSAKFLVQNVHTLAELKMTGNCLKGSRPLLSFDPKFDKEPQYALLKELFTQTFSTPHYHPKSQPFVDHVFTFTIADNRIWFRNYQIIEEDASLVEIGPRFVLNLIKIFQGSFGGPTLYENPHFQSPNSYRRMVRMAKAAKQKERQMVKEIRLEKRREVKEVLTEDVTDDVFVTPAEEKPEMVENEPPVQNINKKKKQKLMELKRKNVMKRKGLL; this is translated from the exons ATGGCGGCGGCCAAGAGGAAGCGTGGAGCTGCTGCCGCGGAGGACCGGAGCGCTAAGCGGGAGAGAGCGGAGGAACATGCCGGAGACCCGGAGAACCCGAGCGCTCCCAGCGCCGAGATCACCGTCCCACCTCCCGTCTCTATG GGAAAGTGGAAAAACAAAGAGCGTGTTCTGGTTTTCTCCTCACGAGGAATCAACTTTAGAACAAGGCACCTCATGCAGGACCTGAGGACTATGATGCCTCACTCAAAAGCAG ATACAAAAATGGACCGGAAAGATAAGCTGTTTGTTGTTAATGAG gtttgtgaaataaaaaactgCAACAAGTGTGTTTTCTTTGAGGCCAAGAAGAACATGGATCTGTACATGTG GGTGTCTAATGTTCCTCACGGACCTTCAGCTAAATTCCTGGTTCAGAACG TGCACACACTCGCCGAGCTGAAAATGACCGGAAACTGCCTGAAAGGATCCAGACCACTGCTGTCATTTGACCCG AAATTTGATAAGGAGCCTCAATATGCCCTTTTGAAGGAGCTCTTCACACAG ACTTTTTCAACGCCTCACTACCATCCGAAGAGCCAGCCGTTCGTGGACCACGTGTTTACTTTTACAATTGCAGACAACAGGATATGGTTCCGTAACTACCAG ATTATAGAAGAAGACGCGTCTCTGGTGGAGATTGGACCTCGCTTCGTCCTCAATCTAATTAAAATATTTCAGGGCAGCTTTGGAGGCCCGACGCTTTACGAAAACCCTCATTTCCAGTCCCCGAACTCG TACCGCCGCATGGTCAGAATGGCCAAAGCAGCTAAGCAGAAGGAGCGTCAGATGGTGAAGGAGATCCGGCTGGAGAAGAGGAGGGAGGTGAAGGAGGTGCTGACGGAGGACGTGACGGACGACGTGTTCGTGACCCCGGCTGAGGAGAAGCCGGAGATGGTGGAGAACGAGCCGCCGGTGCAGAACATcaacaagaagaagaagcagaagctgATGGAGCTGAAGAGGAAGAACGTGATGAAGCGTAAAGGTCTGCTGTGA